Proteins co-encoded in one Desulfoplanes formicivorans genomic window:
- a CDS encoding transposase — protein MPRIARFVRSHVPTVYHVISRTALDGFPLKDSEKDYLLHLIRHFSRFYFVDVLGFCIMSNHFHLVVRMHPSDYLSDDAMKRRLESWFPKGREITPKTIAQFRERWSSLSKLVKDIKQGFTHFYNKHHNRKGYFWGDRFKSLIVQNGHSLINLLAYVDLNPIRANIAKRPEQYRWCTLGYHVQTNNQDNLLSMDFGMKEWGEYDQTAVLRAYRQFVYETGAVDTGKGKPMDPRIVAQERKKNFELKRYELFGYRSRYFSDAGILGSKEFVQDVFDQVRHLLKSKDTRVFTPLAGTSGVYSMKRLRA, from the coding sequence ATGCCACGTATCGCCCGATTCGTTCGTTCCCATGTTCCCACGGTGTACCATGTCATTTCCCGCACCGCTCTTGACGGGTTTCCTCTCAAAGACAGTGAAAAGGACTATCTTCTCCATCTCATCCGCCATTTCAGTCGATTCTATTTCGTCGACGTGCTTGGTTTCTGCATCATGTCCAACCACTTCCACCTTGTTGTCCGCATGCACCCCAGCGATTACCTTTCTGACGACGCCATGAAAAGACGCTTGGAATCCTGGTTTCCCAAGGGGCGGGAGATCACTCCCAAAACCATTGCCCAATTCAGGGAAAGGTGGTCCTCCCTTTCCAAATTGGTCAAGGATATCAAGCAGGGATTCACGCACTTCTACAACAAGCACCACAACCGCAAGGGCTATTTCTGGGGGGACCGGTTCAAATCACTCATCGTGCAAAACGGCCATTCTCTGATCAACCTGCTGGCCTATGTGGATCTCAATCCCATCCGTGCAAACATTGCCAAACGCCCCGAACAGTACCGCTGGTGCACATTGGGCTATCATGTCCAGACCAACAATCAGGACAACCTCCTCTCCATGGATTTCGGCATGAAAGAATGGGGAGAATACGACCAGACCGCCGTCCTGCGGGCGTATAGACAATTCGTGTATGAAACAGGAGCTGTGGACACGGGCAAGGGAAAACCCATGGACCCCAGGATCGTGGCACAGGAACGCAAAAAGAACTTTGAGCTCAAGCGATATGAGCTCTTTGGCTACCGGAGCAGGTATTTTTCCGACGCCGGAATCCTGGGTTCAAAGGAATTTGTGCAGGATGTTTTTGACCAGGTCAGGCACCTTCTGAAGTCAAAGGATACCCGAGTCTTCACCCCCCTTGCCGGAACCAGCGGGGTCTATTCCATGAAAAGATTGCGAGCATGA
- a CDS encoding FG-GAP-like repeat-containing protein, giving the protein MILRLALSLFCLLTISTQAWADAAKTFVVAPFAVHGPQTYTYLQKGIPSMLQTRLTWPGHFQPLAGDLIKAPLANREAAKQALASTSADYLVYGSVTIMDKQCSLDVQLLHKDGKATPFTAQTTIDQLIPSLETTAKQINADVFQRPEAKPVQETAQVNQMNPNLVFNQSRFGQQAVLNPQFRYESTDQDQSGRWRSQSLPHKCRGMLVVDADNDGTNEIFIMDEHTVYAYREQDNRLAKLDVFQGSRTAKYLNINALDINRDGLTEIFISAVDGVDEKPASLVLTFAKGKFMVEQDRIKLFFNVVKLPPDFISTLVGQKKGHGKLFDPGVYELVRMSGEYKQAKRLALPEKSNVFNFAYLPQGDDYKVIVAHNDHLIVNSSTNDLQAVTEEMYAASGVKLEDLDTIPGMGVDRNDADMRYHYLPTRLLPTNLDHKGHHELIVARPVSIASDFFSNYRNFSQGEIHSLDWDGIGLNIVWKTRRIKGTLVDYAIADYNNNGKNDLVVCVQTYPGATGLKAKRTIVVAYPLDQESPQ; this is encoded by the coding sequence ATGATCCTGCGTCTCGCGCTGAGTCTTTTCTGCCTTTTGACCATATCCACCCAGGCTTGGGCTGATGCGGCCAAAACCTTTGTGGTGGCCCCCTTTGCCGTGCACGGGCCCCAGACCTACACCTACCTGCAAAAGGGCATCCCCTCCATGCTCCAGACCCGCCTCACCTGGCCCGGCCATTTCCAGCCCCTTGCCGGCGACCTGATCAAGGCCCCCCTGGCCAACCGGGAAGCGGCCAAACAGGCACTGGCTTCCACCAGTGCTGACTACCTGGTATACGGCAGCGTGACCATCATGGACAAACAATGCAGTCTGGATGTCCAGCTGCTCCATAAGGACGGCAAGGCAACGCCTTTTACCGCCCAGACCACCATTGATCAGCTCATCCCTTCCCTGGAGACCACGGCCAAACAGATCAATGCGGATGTTTTCCAGCGGCCCGAGGCCAAGCCGGTGCAGGAAACCGCCCAGGTCAACCAGATGAACCCCAACCTGGTCTTCAACCAGTCCCGCTTTGGCCAGCAGGCCGTGCTCAATCCCCAGTTCCGGTATGAAAGCACCGACCAGGACCAGTCGGGCCGGTGGCGCAGTCAGTCCCTGCCCCACAAGTGCCGGGGCATGCTTGTTGTGGATGCGGACAACGACGGCACCAACGAGATTTTTATCATGGACGAGCACACGGTCTATGCCTATCGGGAACAGGACAACCGCCTGGCCAAGCTCGACGTGTTCCAGGGATCGCGCACAGCCAAATACCTGAACATCAACGCCCTGGACATCAACCGGGACGGACTCACGGAAATCTTCATCTCTGCGGTAGATGGGGTAGATGAAAAGCCCGCCTCCCTGGTGCTCACCTTTGCCAAGGGCAAATTCATGGTGGAGCAGGACCGCATCAAGCTCTTTTTCAACGTGGTCAAGCTGCCCCCCGACTTCATCTCCACCCTGGTGGGCCAGAAAAAAGGGCACGGCAAACTCTTTGATCCGGGTGTGTACGAGCTGGTGCGCATGTCCGGGGAGTACAAGCAGGCCAAGCGCTTGGCCCTGCCGGAAAAGTCCAATGTGTTCAATTTCGCCTACCTGCCTCAGGGCGACGACTACAAGGTCATTGTGGCCCATAACGACCACCTCATTGTCAACTCCTCCACCAATGACCTCCAGGCCGTGACCGAAGAGATGTACGCGGCTTCCGGAGTCAAGCTGGAGGATTTGGACACCATCCCGGGCATGGGCGTTGACCGCAACGACGCGGACATGCGCTACCACTACCTGCCCACCCGGCTCTTGCCCACCAACCTGGACCACAAGGGGCACCACGAGCTCATTGTGGCCCGGCCCGTGTCCATTGCCTCGGATTTCTTTTCCAATTACAGAAACTTTTCCCAGGGCGAGATCCACTCCCTGGACTGGGACGGCATTGGCCTGAATATTGTCTGGAAAACCCGGCGCATCAAGGGCACCCTGGTAGATTACGCCATTGCCGACTACAACAACAACGGCAAAAACGACCTGGTGGTCTGCGTGCAGACCTACCCCGGCGCAACCGGTCTCAAGGCCAAACGCACCATTGTGGTGGCCTACCCCCTGGACCAGGAATCCCCCCAATAA
- a CDS encoding type II toxin-antitoxin system YhaV family toxin: MQRHGWTLLFHDGIKEQICNLEKAINRIKQKRPAELETSATYKLYAAISHLVLDVIPKNPNSDRFRQGNTMGTTYRHWRRAKIGRRFRLFFRFDSQSKVIVYAWVNDARSLRKQGSKSDPYAVFTKMLEQGNPPDDWESLVKKCHPGTSPFQGA, translated from the coding sequence ATGCAACGACATGGCTGGACCTTGCTCTTTCATGATGGAATCAAGGAGCAGATCTGCAATCTCGAAAAAGCCATCAACCGCATCAAACAAAAAAGACCGGCCGAGCTGGAAACCAGTGCAACCTATAAACTTTATGCAGCCATTTCCCACCTTGTTTTGGATGTAATTCCAAAGAATCCCAACAGTGATCGCTTCCGCCAGGGCAACACCATGGGCACAACCTATCGCCACTGGCGGCGTGCCAAGATCGGTAGACGATTCAGACTCTTTTTTAGATTTGACTCACAATCAAAGGTCATTGTCTATGCATGGGTCAATGATGCACGCTCTCTCCGCAAACAGGGAAGCAAATCAGATCCGTACGCTGTTTTCACAAAAATGCTCGAACAGGGAAATCCGCCAGACGATTGGGAAAGTCTGGTCAAAAAATGTCATCCAGGGACTTCCCCCTTTCAAGGAGCATAG
- a CDS encoding outer membrane homotrimeric porin, with protein sequence MKRIALAILVIAFVIGSVAPSFAVEMQARGSWRAAASWWDFDGKDDANNGETFRARQRARLWFDFIANENLKAVLGLEIGDITWGDSNGKLGTDSNEAIEVKHAYFDFNIPNTQVNIKAGLQGIYIPGNLGSPILDDDAAALMVSAPINDMVSVAAGWIRSYDLDDDTKGIYDYDKDTADAKDDDNPSGIAGTSGDEVDTLALLVPVNGDGFSVTPYFLYTMIGKNTVEELPIAEILDDAVKKSGIKDDLGEALGGVDDDATMWHAGFSAQIDMFDPIVVLTDFAYGSLALEGTTQDIDVRGYFFDLAVDYKMDFMTPEVFFLYTSGADDDKDEISVFPHISGDLNFSTLIFDGSPFTEGDLYDDPAALPMWALGLKLKDINLVEDLSHTFTIYYAQGTSDKDGWYGKTFAEDDSLVEVDFDTKYQIYDELAAYLELGYASFDWDKSADHTNDAEDIYKAAIGIKYDF encoded by the coding sequence ATGAAACGCATTGCTCTCGCAATTCTGGTCATTGCCTTTGTGATCGGCAGCGTGGCCCCCTCCTTTGCCGTGGAAATGCAGGCAAGGGGTTCTTGGCGTGCTGCTGCATCCTGGTGGGATTTTGACGGTAAAGACGACGCCAACAACGGCGAAACTTTCCGCGCCCGTCAGCGTGCCCGTCTCTGGTTCGACTTCATTGCCAATGAAAACCTCAAGGCTGTTCTTGGTTTGGAAATCGGAGATATTACTTGGGGTGACAGCAACGGCAAACTCGGCACCGATAGCAACGAGGCCATTGAAGTCAAACACGCCTACTTTGACTTCAACATCCCCAACACCCAGGTCAACATCAAGGCCGGTCTCCAGGGTATTTACATCCCTGGCAACCTGGGCTCTCCCATTTTGGATGACGACGCTGCCGCCCTCATGGTCAGCGCTCCCATCAATGACATGGTCTCTGTTGCCGCCGGCTGGATCCGCTCCTATGATCTCGACGACGATACCAAGGGTATCTATGATTACGATAAGGACACCGCCGATGCTAAGGACGATGACAATCCCTCCGGCATCGCGGGTACCAGCGGTGACGAAGTGGACACCCTGGCTCTCTTGGTACCTGTCAATGGTGATGGCTTTTCCGTCACTCCGTACTTCTTGTACACCATGATCGGAAAAAATACAGTAGAAGAACTTCCCATCGCCGAAATATTGGACGATGCCGTCAAGAAATCTGGCATAAAGGATGATCTTGGGGAAGCTCTGGGCGGTGTTGATGACGATGCCACCATGTGGCATGCGGGTTTCAGCGCTCAGATCGATATGTTCGATCCCATTGTAGTTCTCACCGATTTTGCTTACGGTTCCTTGGCCCTTGAAGGCACCACCCAGGACATTGATGTTCGCGGTTACTTTTTTGACTTGGCCGTTGACTACAAGATGGACTTCATGACTCCTGAAGTCTTCTTCCTGTACACCTCTGGTGCTGATGATGATAAGGACGAAATCTCCGTCTTCCCGCACATCAGTGGTGACCTCAACTTCTCCACTCTTATCTTTGATGGTTCTCCGTTTACTGAAGGAGATCTGTATGACGATCCTGCCGCCCTGCCCATGTGGGCCCTTGGTCTCAAGCTGAAGGACATCAACTTGGTTGAAGACCTCTCCCACACCTTCACCATCTACTACGCCCAGGGTACCAGTGACAAGGACGGTTGGTACGGCAAGACCTTTGCCGAAGATGACAGCCTGGTTGAAGTTGACTTTGACACCAAGTACCAGATCTATGACGAACTGGCCGCCTACCTGGAACTCGGCTACGCCAGCTTTGACTGGGACAAGTCTGCAGACCACACGAACGATGCCGAAGACATCTACAAGGCCGCCATTGGTATCAAGTACGACTTCTAG
- a CDS encoding tetratricopeptide repeat protein: protein MVSRRDFLFSAVRRVRQNVEEAGSVSVSKPVSGIGKEIREADQLFGQGKWEQARDAYKEVLAREPHHLEARVQVMICHYRLDEINPAKVCARQVLQKDPANHTARLFLGLAWLKKDNLEKAMEAWDGYFDTTNPQVLREVNVHKALFESGEELDCQAVAREMEKVIFV, encoded by the coding sequence ATGGTTTCCAGACGAGATTTTTTATTCAGCGCGGTGCGCCGGGTGCGCCAGAATGTGGAGGAGGCGGGTTCGGTTTCTGTTTCCAAACCGGTTTCTGGCATTGGTAAAGAAATCAGGGAGGCCGACCAGTTGTTTGGCCAGGGAAAGTGGGAGCAGGCCCGGGACGCGTACAAGGAAGTTCTGGCCCGGGAACCCCATCATCTTGAGGCGCGGGTGCAGGTGATGATCTGCCACTACCGGCTGGATGAAATCAATCCGGCCAAGGTGTGCGCCCGACAGGTTCTGCAGAAAGATCCTGCAAACCATACGGCCAGGCTGTTTCTGGGGCTGGCATGGCTCAAAAAGGACAATCTGGAAAAGGCCATGGAGGCCTGGGACGGGTATTTTGACACCACCAATCCCCAGGTGCTCCGGGAAGTCAATGTGCACAAGGCCCTTTTCGAGTCAGGAGAAGAGCTCGA
- a CDS encoding type II toxin-antitoxin system PrlF family antitoxin has product MIPIRATATITSKGQITLPKSIRTALGLTSGNKLSFEIQGEQIIVRSLRTNEHEDPAITKFLGLMEKDLRQGKHLRDLPKHLQDSMLTMLNQPVDLNNDIDGEVDL; this is encoded by the coding sequence ATGATTCCCATTCGAGCAACCGCAACGATCACGTCTAAAGGACAAATCACTCTCCCCAAGTCCATTCGAACCGCACTCGGGCTAACCAGTGGCAATAAACTCAGCTTTGAAATCCAGGGGGAGCAAATCATTGTACGCAGTCTACGGACAAACGAGCATGAAGATCCTGCCATTACCAAGTTTCTCGGTCTGATGGAAAAGGATTTGCGACAGGGCAAGCACCTCCGAGATCTGCCAAAACATTTGCAAGATTCGATGCTTACCATGCTCAACCAACCTGTTGACCTCAATAATGACATTGATGGCGAGGTTGATCTCTGA